A region of Vigna radiata var. radiata cultivar VC1973A chromosome 6, Vradiata_ver6, whole genome shotgun sequence DNA encodes the following proteins:
- the LOC106765300 gene encoding 3-ketoacyl-CoA synthase 4, with product MTSGGGGGGGEGGAGAGGSALGVQIQQQSRMALPDFLQSVNLKYVKLGYHYLISNLLTLFLVPLILVTLIQVSQTTDLHHLWLHLQYNLLTILTCSGVLVFGLTLYAVTRPRAVYLLDSACFRPADHLKAPFRSFMEHSRLTGDFEESSLDFQRKILERSGLGEETYVPEAMHSIPPQPSMAAARAEAEQVMFGALDNLFQNTSLKPKDIGILIVNCSLFNPTPSLSAMIVNKYKLRGNIRSFNLGGMGCSAGVIAVDLAKDLLQIHRNTYAVVVSTENITQNWYFGNKKSMLIPNCLFRVGCSALLLSNKLADRRRAKYRLVHVVRTHRGADDKAFRCVYQEQDDAGKTGVSLSKDLMAIAGGALKTNITTLGPLVLPISEQLLFFVTLLMKKLFKADVKPYIPDFKLAFDHFCIHAGGRAVIDELEKNLQLRPEHVEASRMTLHRFGNTSSSSIWYELAYIEAKGRVKKGNRVWQIAFGSGFKCNSAVWQALRNIKPSPNGPWEDCIDKYPVEIVT from the coding sequence ATGACCAgcggaggaggaggaggaggaggagaaggagGAGCCGGCGCCGGCGGCTCCGCACTCGGAGTTCAGATCCAGCAGCAGAGCCGAATGGCGCTCCCAGATTTCCTTCAGAGCGTGAATCTCAAGTACGTGAAATTAGGTTACCACTACTTGATCTCCAACCTCTTAACCCTATTTCTAGTTCCTTTGATCCTCGTCACGCTAATCCAGGTCTCCCAGACCACCGACCTCCACCACCTCTGGCTCCATCTCCAGTACAACCTCCTCACCATCCTTACCTGCTCCGGCGTCCTCGTCTTCGGCCTAACGCTTTACGCCGTCACGCGCCCACGCGCTGTCTACCTTCTAGACTCTGCCTGCTTCCGCCCCGCTGACCACCTCAAAGCCCCCTTCCGGAGTTTCATGGAGCACTCCCGCCTCACGGGAGACTTCGAGGAGTCGTCCCTGGATTTCCAGCGCAAGATCCTGGAACGCTCTGGACTCGGGGAGGAGACCTACGTCCCCGAGGCCATGCACTCTATTCCGCCGCAGCCGTCGATGGCTGCGGCCAGAGCGGAGGCGGAACAAGTAATGTTTGGTGCCTTGGATAATCTCTTCCAAAACACCAGCCTTAAGCCTAAGGATATTGGTATCCTTATTGTAAATTGTAGCTTGTTTAACCCTACGCCCTCGCTCTCGGCAATGATTGTTAATAAGTATAAATTGAGAGGGAACATTAGGAGCTTTAATTTGGGGGGGATGGGATGCAGTGCTGGGGTTATTGCGGTTGATCTTGCAAAGGACCTTCTGCAGATTCATAGGAACACTTATGCCGTGGTTGTTAGCACTGAGAACATTACTCAGAATTGGTACTTTGGGAACAAGAAGTCCATGCTCATCCCCAATTGCCTCTTCCGGGTCGGCTGTTCCGCACTGCTGCTGTCGAACAAGCTGGCCGATCGGAGGCGGGCGAAGTACCGGCTAGTCCATGTTGTGAGGACTCATCGCGGTGCCGATGACAAGGCGTTCCGGTGTGTTTACCAGGAGCAGGATGATGCTGGCAAGACTGGAGTTTCTTTGTCAAAGGATTTGATGGCAATTGCTGGTGGAGCACTGAAAACCAACATCACCACACTCGGTCCTTTGGTGCTACCAATCAGTGAGCAGCTTCTGTTTTTTGTGACTTTGCTGATGAAGAAGTTATTCAAGGCTGATGTGAAGCCTTACATACCGGATTTCAAGCTTGCTTTTGATCACTTTTGCATACATGCTGGAGGCAGGGCTGTGATTGATGAGCTGGAGAAGAACCTGCAGCTGCGTCCTGAGCATGTGGAGGCTTCTAGGATGACCCTGCACCGATTTGGGAACACTTCCTCTAGCTCCATTTGGTATGAATTGGCTTACATTGAAGCCAAAGGGAGGGTGAAGAAGGGCAACAGGGTTTGGCAAATTGCATTTGGAAGTGGTTTCAAATGTAACAGTGCTGTTTGGCAGGCACTGAGGAATATTAAGCCTTCTCCTAATGGACCATGGGAAGATTGCATCGATAAGTATCCTGTGGAAATTGTCacatag